One region of Tachysurus fulvidraco isolate hzauxx_2018 chromosome 9, HZAU_PFXX_2.0, whole genome shotgun sequence genomic DNA includes:
- the atf3 gene encoding cyclic AMP-dependent transcription factor ATF-3, producing MMLQHPGLGLGLGPSEISASALVPCLSPPGSLTLDDFTHFSPLVKEELRYTIQNKRLSSGMSTSNTSCSDCSSEKPPGMPGVKRTLTVEEHDRRKRRRERNKIAAAKCRNKKKEKTDCLQKESEKLESLNAELKAQIEELKNQKQQLVYMLNLHRPTCIVRANNGQTPEDERNLFIQQIKETTLQCMNFTTAGSASPAVLTACDHL from the exons ATGATGCTTCAGCATCCTGGTCTGGGTCTGGGTCTGGGTCCTTCAGAGATCAGTGCCTCGGCTCTGGTGCCGTGTCTGTCCCCGCCTGGTTCGCTGACGCTCGACGACTTCACTCATTTCAGCCCACTGGTTAAAGAGGAGCTGCGTTACACCATCCAGAACAAACGCCTGTCCAGTGGGATGAGTACGAGCAACACCAGCTGCTCCGACTGCAGCTCTGAGAAACCACCAGGGATGCCGGGAGTGAAGAGAACG CTTACTGTGGAAGAACACGATCGCAGGAAAAGACGACGGGAAAGGAACAAAATTGCTGCCGCAAAGTGCAGGaacaagaagaaagagaagacagACTGTTTACAAAAG gaGTCAGAGAAGCTGGAGTCcttaaatgctgagctgaagGCACAGATCGAGGAGCTGAAGAACCAGAAGCAGCAGCTGGTCTACATGCTCAACCTTCACCGGCCGACGTGCATCGTTCGAGCCAACAACGGACAAACTCCCGAAGACGAGAGGAACCTCTTCATCCAGCAGATCAAAGAGACCACGCTGCAGTGTATGAACTTCACCACAGCCGGGTCTGCGAGCCCTGCCGTGCTGACCGCATGCGATCATCTCTGA